In the genome of Peromyscus eremicus chromosome 1, PerEre_H2_v1, whole genome shotgun sequence, the window cctcagcttcctgactggAAATGCAGGCCTGTGCCATCCACctggtttctctttttctgtgagatggtctcatgtagcccagactagcctcaaactcaccatgtaactgaagatgaccttaaacttctgctcctcctgactctatctcccgagtgctgagattagaggcaggaaccaccacccctggctttcCCATTTTACTTAAGGTGGGGTCTTGTTAAATTGCCCAAACTGACTTTGAATGCACTCTATAGTCTAGGCAGGACTTGAAATTTCAATCCTTGGGACCGGGCCTGATTTCTGTCACCTTTTCCTAGGAAATCTTGTATTCACTATGTGACATTCTGTTAAGGACAGGTGAGTCACAAACCTGCCCAGATTCAAGGGGAGGGAGAACCTACCCAACAGCtactgggtggggggaggggagagagggagggagggcaggaacgTCTAAAGAGCTTTTGGAACGAGGGGTTttagtgcatgcctttgatcccagcactcgggaggcagaggcaggcggatctctgtgagtttgaggccagcctggtctacagagtgagttccaggacagccagatctccATAATAGAGGCCTTGTcttaacaaacacacacacaccccacttggAACCAGGTTCAGCATGTGCTGATAATCCGGGCCTTCAGAAGGTTGAAGCACTTGGCTTTAGACAACAACCTGGGGCTACACAGTAAACCCTGtctaaaatcaaaacaagcacGCTGGGTGGGAGACACACTGTCACACATAGTTTGATGATCGCTGACTGGGCCTAGCAGTGAAGACTTTGATAACTGTATTGTACCTCTAAGTTCCTGTTCACCATTTGTGTATCTGGTATGTTTGACTGTACTGGTCATTTTGTTTGAAAAAGGTATTTTTAGGATCAATTCTTTGTAGGCCTAGAATGAAGGTACAATCTTCCAGAGAGGATCTGGTTTGCTCCTACTGAGCTGCCTGTAGACAACAGTGAAAGATTTTGGTGCCCGCCCCCCTACCCCTACCCCCAGGGCTCATGTCACCTAGGCAGGCCtgatctccccagtgctgggattacaggcacatctGGCTTTAGGATCATTTTTGGCTGGCAGGTTTGTCCTAGCAATTCAGGACACTGAAGTGTTTTTAATCCCCATCTCTTCTACAGGTTCTCGTACCCAAGGTAAAGTCTGCCCTCACTTCAGATCTTTCCATTCAGGGATTATAAGCAATCTTCCCATAGTTGGACTCTTGAGAATGAACTCGGCACCCTAGGGGAGGGTCTCTCTGGAGGCCCTCAGTatccacagcctcccctccaagggatccaatggaCACAGAAGTCCACCTTGTTGAATGAATGCTTTTGTCTTTGGAGAGGTCCCAGGGAAACACTGGTTCTATGGGGGTGATGGGGCAGGGAAGGTGGCTACAGATAGTCATCCAGACTCTCTCTTGTCCTTAGGACACATCATCCAGTGACAGTGACTCGGATTACGATGGGGATGACCGTCTCTCACCTCTTCTGCCCCATGACCACCTGGGCCTGGCGGTCTTCTCTGTCCTGTGTTGTTTTTGGCCTGTGGGCATCGCTGCCTTCTGTCTGGCCCACAAGGTTAGTCTGTGTTTGGGACTGGGAGGGtgctgggtttaaaaaaaaaaaaaaaagaaccaagaggAGCCATGCTATGCTTAAGGTGgtagggggtgggctggagagtaGCCTCCACATAAAAACACATAGGTATAACCTGATGTGGTGGTGACTGCCTGTAATCCTGGGCagtcttgggaggctgaggaggttgttcaaggccaacctggctacAAACtgggatcttgtctcaaaagaatcaaagaaaggaACAGGgttgaggctgtagctcagttggcagagtgcttgcctggcatgcatgaagtcctgggtttgatggagatggaggcaggaagatctaaattcaaggttatccttggctacaaaggGAGCCCCAGGACAGCATGGGCTACCCGAGACTGTGTCAGAGCAAACGGAGGACAGAAGCTAGGAGGAAAACCAAGACACGTTTCATGAGCCCGGAGTGGTGATGAAGGCCTTGGAAACTCATCCCCATAGGTTTCCTTCTTAGTAAATGGAAACAATTCCTATGTATGCCCCCCATAGGTTTCCCTCCTTAGTAAATAGAAACAATTCCTATCTCAGGGTCATTGTGCAGATCAACTAAGGTAAACACTGGCATAAAATAGCGGCATGTGGAAAcattcctcccaccccaccacaaacagggtttctctgcgtagccctggctgttcttgaactcgcagagatctgcctgcctccgcctcccaagtgctgggattaaaggagtgacaCCACCAAACATGGAAATATTGTTTTATTAGTTGTCCAACTGGGGCAATCCTGTGCCCCAACCAAAGTTTTAGAATAGATTGATCAGTTCCACTGGGTTTGGGGAGAGCCACAGGAAGCAGGGTAGAGTATGAGGGGGACACTTTGGTTACCACTGCCCACTGCCTCTACAGACCAGCAGGGCCTGGGCCAAGGGGGACATCCAAGGGGCAGGGGCCACCTCCCACGTGCCTTCCTGCTGGGGGTCCTTGCTGTGGGGCTGGGCCTGGGCCTGTGCATGTACATGGCTGCCCTGGTGACCTTGGCTGCCTACCTTGCCTCCTGAGACCCGCCCTAGTTGCCCTGCGGGCCCCCACTGtgaatgcagaggccagaggcccagTGAACCCGTGAGAGGAATGGATGATCTTGGTGCATATGGTGGTGACGGCGAGGACCACATCATCCAGAAACGAGAGTCTGCTGATTTCCTGGCCACCCCCACCCAGAGGGAAGCTATGTGAGATTAAAGAGACCCTGAAGCCAAACCTGAGTCGgcctgtgtgtttgggtgtgtccAGGGTGGAATGGTGTGGGCACCAGCGAGCAGGAAGGACCAGCAAGGATCAGACCTCAAGAGTTTGAGGTGGGATACCGCAGTATTTTCTTCTTCACAGCAGTAAGAGCAGAATTAAGAGCCAGGAGGTTCcaaagtatgtgtgtgagtgtgtgtgtggtggagtaGCCTATGGCTTGCCCGGGAGCTCTTCCCACAGAAGATTGGAGAAACTATTCAGTTGTCTATAAtcaaaaggagccgggcggtggtggcgcacgcctttaatcccagcactcgggaggcagagccaggcggatctctgtgagatctgggctaccaagtgagttccaggaaaaggcgcaaagctacacagagaaaccctgtctcgaaaaccaaaaaaaaaaaggaaactgtgGTGGTAGAGTAGGACCTGGGAGCCATGCTTGGTATCCTGgtaactcaggaagctgaggcaggaggatcacaagttcaagttgGCCTGGAGGTGAGCTTAGTGGTAGatcacttgtctagcatgtaccaGGTCCTAGGTTTAAATCAGGACTACGGGGAGAAGAGAGCCGCCAGCCTTGACAGCTTAGTGAGACTAACACACAAAATATGAAGCTGGcactcccagcactggagaggcagaggcaggcgagtctctgtgagttggaggccagtctggtctacagagtgagttccagggcagccagggctacacagagatacccagtttgggggtgggggaggggaggaaggttATGGTGGTGAAGAGGGCCAGGGGCATGGCTCAGCAGTGTATAGCTTGTTCAGAATTCACAAGTCCCTGAGCTTAAACCCCAGAGCCAGCTCagggtggtggagcacgcctttactcccagcactaaggaggcagaggcaggtggatctctgagttcaaggccagcctggtctacatgagttccaggccagtcaagagctacacagtgagactctttcgaaaaaccaaataagtaAGTCTTAGAGACatcgaaacaaacaaaacaaaataatgtacCTGGGCTTCAGTGATGTGAGCATGGCTCCCTCTGCaaacataatttctttctttcttgtggaAAAAGAATCCCAACAGCTTAAATCATCTAGAGACCAAACATCTTCCTTCCCAAATGGCTCTCAAAACCCACTTCAGCCAAGGCCTTGGGTTTTCTGCAGAACGGGCctccaagtgtgcaccaccaacgcctggctaTGTAAGAGCTGGATCTTTAAGGAATCAAAGTGCTGGTGGTACCAAGTACGTGAACTGCCAACCCAGCACTTAGTAGTACACAGCGAGTGACCACAAAATGGGGCCTGAGAATATCAAGTAATAAAAAGGCAGGAGTTTGGCTGTCAAATGCCACTGTGGcagaagaaaatacttttttccACTTAGCATTCCCTCCAGCATCTGAGAGCAAAACTCCAAGCTAAAGATACCCATGCATTTCCTTCCTGGTTATCAGGAGTAAGGATACCTGCTCAGGAGGGTGATGGTAGGGAGTGTGAGCTAGGTCTAGCCTGTGAAATACAAGGCAGAATGGGCCCAACACATGGAAATTGTATCTGTGGTCTGTTGATTTGGCCCCATGTTGACAGGTTGTGGGAGTTAATCTTTACAGAAATTCCAAAATGCTTGGCTCCAGCCTTCTCAATACCATGAGCATGGGAGCACCAACCAGCTGGCTGGGACCCAATGACTTGTTTAAACAAGGCGCTCCCAGATGCTGGTGTTGCCCTGAATAGCCAGGGCTCTGGGACGAGAGTCTCATGGCCTTGGCCTTCTTCTGCAGGCTAGCTGGTAACCTCACAGCTATAGGGCTCCTCTGTTTATGTTATCTTCAAATGAGGACTGTATCAGCCTTTCATTGGGGTGTTGGATATGGACCTCTGCTGGTGGCCCTCAAAGCCCCATGTGGCTGTCTGTTCCTTCCTGCacacctcttccctttcctccagctCTCCTTCCTGCACGGACCCCTTGGGCTCCCCTTCATGTCACCCAAAGCTCACTGCCACTTTCCTCCTCCAGCTGCACCACCTTTGCCTGTGAAGGCATCCTGATACAGAATTAACTACCCCCCAAAACTAACCCCCCATTTAGATTtaattttgtctgtgtgtacaagtgcccagaggccagaagaagatgtctgATCCCcaacagctggagttacagatggttatgagtcacctgatgtgtgtgctaggaactgaactcaggtcctctggaagagcaacaagtgctcttaactgctgagccctctccagatcaccttctttttaaaaataagacagtctcgggtagcccatgctggtctcACTACGCCAAATGGTAGGACTGTTGGCACGTACCACCACGCCTCTCTCTTACCCTGGAACATGGGACCTGGGTCTCTCTCTCATTCAGTGCCAGCTTCTTAGCACCCAGCAGGCCCAATGAGTAAGTGCTCGCCAGACATCAGAATCAGTGGCTATTGACTCATTCACTCAACACAGGTGAGGCTCCCTTTAATGGTGTCCTGTTGAGGGGAGGGTTGTGACCAGGCTTGGAAATGTCCCTAAGCCTCCTCCCCAGTCTGGTATAGGAGCCCCTGCTGCTGTAGGACTGGAAGCCACATGGGCACAGAGAGAGGTAAACTGGGGTGCTGGCCTGTGGCAGCTGGAGGTGGTGGGCGTGGTGGCGGGGCGCCCTGCCCTGCCTTGTCTCAGCTCTTGGAGTAGCGCCTCTGCAGTGATTCCCGGTAGAAGCGGAAGATGTGGTGTGAGGCGGCCTGGGCAGC includes:
- the Tmem91 gene encoding transmembrane protein 91, encoding MDNPSVQELQQPLLPNTACDLLSPKFDKPELGPPFPETAFVESLRGRQFLLPPLPSVSAGLGEPETPDLEDTSSSDSDSDYDGDDRLSPLLPHDHLGLAVFSVLCCFWPVGIAAFCLAHKTRPSCPAGPHCECRGQRPSEPVRGMDDLGAYGGDGEDHIIQKRESADFLATPTQREAM